In the genome of Parus major isolate Abel chromosome 2, Parus_major1.1, whole genome shotgun sequence, one region contains:
- the RNMT gene encoding mRNA cap guanine-N7 methyltransferase isoform X2, protein MAEVTKTEEQQVEKSLDGEVEKTPHASESASGVGCEDNSSASGTEQSTENEKEVDSGNQECRAKRKNLDSEDEPSKKVHVIGHGQAVAAHYNELQEVGLEKRSQSRIFYLRNFNNWTKSVLIGEFIDRVRQKKNDITVLDLGCGKGGDLLKWKKGRIKKLVCTDIADISVQQCKHRYEEMKSRCRYNEHIFDAEFIQADSTKDLLSSKYSDPDMRFDICSCQFVYHYSFETYEQADMMLKNACGNLSPGGYFIGTTPNSFELVKRLEASETNSFGNDVYNVKFEKKGEYPLFGCKYDFHLEEVVDVPEFLVYFPLLEEMAKKHGMKLVYKMTFREFYEEKIKNEEHKMLLRRMQALEPYSTLGDSRLVSDKPDDYEHAKEFIKDGKAKLPLGTLSKSEWEATSIYLVFAFEKQP, encoded by the exons ATGGCTGAAGTAACCAAGACAGAAGAACAGCAAGTAGAGAAGAGTTTGGATGGAGAAGTGGAGAAAACACCTCATGCTTCAGAGTCAGCTTCAGGTGTCGGGTGTGAAGACAATAGTTCTGCTTCAGGTACAGAGCAGtccactgaaaatgaaaaagaagttgaTAGTGGTAATCAGGAGTGCAGagcaaaaaggaagaatttagaTTCTGAAGATGAACCTTCTAAGAAAGTA catGTGATTGGCCATGGGCAAGCTGTAGCTGCACATTATAATGAACTTCAAGAAGTTGGATTGGAAAAACGTAGCCAGTCTCGCATATTCTACCTCCGAAACTTTAATAATTGGACAAAGAGTGTCCTCATTG gtgaATTCATAGACCGGGTACGACAGAAGAAGAATGATATAACTGTTCTGGATCTAGGATGTGGGAAAGGTGGAGACTtactgaaatggaagaaaggcagaattaaaaaaCTCGTCTGTACTG ACATTGCTGACATTTCTGTGCAACAATGCAAGCATCGCTATGAAGAAATGAAATCCCGATGTCGGTACAATGAACATATTTTTGATGCAGAATTCATACAAGCAGATAGTACCAAG GATCTCTTGTCTTCCAAGTACAGTGATCCAGATATGCGCTTTGACATTTGCAGTTGTCAATTTGTTTACCATTATTCATTTGAGACGTATGAGCAGGCTGACATGATGCTTAAAAATGCTTGTGGGAACCTCTCTCCTGGAGGTTATTTCATTGGCACAACTCCAAATAGCTTTGAACTTGT AAAGAGACTTGAAGCTTCAGAAACAAATTCATTTGGGAACGATGTGTACAAtgtaaaatttgaaaagaagGGAGAGTATCCCTTATTTGGCTGCAAGTATGATTTTCACTTGGAAGAAGTGGTTGATGTCCCTGAGTTTTTGGTTTACTTTCCCTTACTGGAAGA AATGGCAAAGAAGCATGGCATGAAATTAGTCTACAAAATGACATTTCGGGAattctatgaagaaaaaattaagaatgagGAGCATAAAATGCTGTTGAGGAGAATGCAGGCCTTGGAG CCATATTCTACACTTGGCGATTCCAGGCTTGTTTCTGATAAACCTGATGATTATGAGCATGCAAAAGAGTTTATCAAAGATGGCAAGGCAAAGTTACCATTG GGAACCTTGAGTAAGTCTGAATGGGAAGCAACAA
- the RNMT gene encoding mRNA cap guanine-N7 methyltransferase isoform X4 produces MAEVTKTEEQQVEKSLDGEVEKTPHASESASGVGCEDNSSASGTEQSTENEKEVDSGNQECRAKRKNLDSEDEPSKKVHVIGHGQAVAAHYNELQEVGLEKRSQSRIFYLRNFNNWTKSVLIGEFIDRVRQKKNDITVLDLGCGKGGDLLKWKKGRIKKLVCTDIADISVQQCKHRYEEMKSRCRYNEHIFDAEFIQADSTKDLLSSKYSDPDMRFDICSCQFVYHYSFETYEQADMMLKNACGNLSPGGYFIGTTPNSFELVMAKKHGMKLVYKMTFREFYEEKIKNEEHKMLLRRMQALEPYSTLGDSRLVSDKPDDYEHAKEFIKDGKAKLPLGTLSKSEWEATSIYLVFAFEKQP; encoded by the exons ATGGCTGAAGTAACCAAGACAGAAGAACAGCAAGTAGAGAAGAGTTTGGATGGAGAAGTGGAGAAAACACCTCATGCTTCAGAGTCAGCTTCAGGTGTCGGGTGTGAAGACAATAGTTCTGCTTCAGGTACAGAGCAGtccactgaaaatgaaaaagaagttgaTAGTGGTAATCAGGAGTGCAGagcaaaaaggaagaatttagaTTCTGAAGATGAACCTTCTAAGAAAGTA catGTGATTGGCCATGGGCAAGCTGTAGCTGCACATTATAATGAACTTCAAGAAGTTGGATTGGAAAAACGTAGCCAGTCTCGCATATTCTACCTCCGAAACTTTAATAATTGGACAAAGAGTGTCCTCATTG gtgaATTCATAGACCGGGTACGACAGAAGAAGAATGATATAACTGTTCTGGATCTAGGATGTGGGAAAGGTGGAGACTtactgaaatggaagaaaggcagaattaaaaaaCTCGTCTGTACTG ACATTGCTGACATTTCTGTGCAACAATGCAAGCATCGCTATGAAGAAATGAAATCCCGATGTCGGTACAATGAACATATTTTTGATGCAGAATTCATACAAGCAGATAGTACCAAG GATCTCTTGTCTTCCAAGTACAGTGATCCAGATATGCGCTTTGACATTTGCAGTTGTCAATTTGTTTACCATTATTCATTTGAGACGTATGAGCAGGCTGACATGATGCTTAAAAATGCTTGTGGGAACCTCTCTCCTGGAGGTTATTTCATTGGCACAACTCCAAATAGCTTTGAACTTGT AATGGCAAAGAAGCATGGCATGAAATTAGTCTACAAAATGACATTTCGGGAattctatgaagaaaaaattaagaatgagGAGCATAAAATGCTGTTGAGGAGAATGCAGGCCTTGGAG CCATATTCTACACTTGGCGATTCCAGGCTTGTTTCTGATAAACCTGATGATTATGAGCATGCAAAAGAGTTTATCAAAGATGGCAAGGCAAAGTTACCATTG GGAACCTTGAGTAAGTCTGAATGGGAAGCAACAA